Proteins encoded by one window of Rutidosis leptorrhynchoides isolate AG116_Rl617_1_P2 chromosome 7, CSIRO_AGI_Rlap_v1, whole genome shotgun sequence:
- the LOC139860211 gene encoding uncharacterized protein, with protein sequence MEGSNNDINVLNASPIFNSIKDGTAPPSPFDVNGRHYERGYYLGDGIYPDWAMLVKAPHNSIDEPRKKFKRFQESARKDIERAFGVLQGRFAMLKTPARSKDFNKIRRHMYACIVLYNMIQENNGFAIGRREERMIERNPPRRLERDLRDRDARGKEIRDKQVYQQLEADLTEYVWNLSPYFRSANNNE encoded by the coding sequence ATGGAAGGTTCGAACAATGATATTAACGTTCTAAATGCATCACCAATTTTCAACTCTATAAAAGATGGAACGGCTCCACCTTCACCATTTGATGTCAACGGGCGTCACTACGAAAGAGGGTATTACCTAGGCGATGGTATATACCCAGATTGGGCCATGTTGGTAAAAGCGCCTCATAATTCAATTGACGAACCACGTAAAAAATTTAAACGTTTTCAAGAAAGTGCAAGGAAAGATATTGAGCGTGCATTTGGAGTATTACAGGGTAGATTTGCAATGTTAAAGACTCCGGCGAGATCTAAAGacttcaacaaaattagaagacatatGTATGCTTGTATTGTATTATATAACATGATTCAAGAAAATAACGGTTTTGCTATTGGAAGGAGAGAAGAAAGAATGATAGAAAGGAACCCACCACGAAGGTTGGAACGGGATTTGAGGGATCGAGATGCAAGGGGTAAGGAAATAAGAGACAAGCAAGTTTACCAACAATTAGAGGCAGATTTAACCGAGTACGTTTGGAACTTATCACCTTATTTTCGGTCcgctaataataatgagtaa